Part of the Anaerobranca gottschalkii DSM 13577 genome is shown below.
TTTTCTTTACCAGCATCGACAAGGTTAATAGTAATATTAGTACTTTTACCATCGATAGAATTTTCGATTAGTTCTTTTACTATAGAGGCAGGTCTTTCAACAACTTCCCCAGCAGCAATTTTATTAGCTGTTTGAGGGGGAAGAATGTAAATTTTATTCACTGACCACTACCTCCTTTCCAACTTCTTTTTAATTGAAGATAAAAACATCATTGCTTCTATAGGAGTAATATTGTTTAAATCTAAGTCTTTTAATTCTTCTATGATTACTAGATAATCTTCAAAGGCATGGCTAAACAAATCTTCATCCTTTGTAGTAGCAACTTGATTATTGGAATCATATCCATTTTCTAGCTGGTGTAAAATTTCCTTTGCCCTCCGAATTACCTGGGAAGGTACCCCAGCTAACTTTGCTACTTGAATTCCATAGCTCTTATCACTTCCACCAGGGATTATTGAATGAAGAAAAGTAATTTGATCATTTTCTTCCTTTACAGCAATGGAATAATTTTTAATACCACTGTATTTTTCTTCTAAAGAAGTTAATTGATGATAATGGGTAGCAAATAGTGTTTTAGCCCCTAAGATATCTGGATTGAGGATATATTCCACTGCTCCTTGGGCTATACTCATACCATCAAAGGTACTAGTGCCCCTACCAACTTCATCTAAAATAATTAGACTCTTTTTAGTGGCATTTTTGAGGATATTGGCTAATTCATTCATTTCAACCATAAATGTACTTTGTCCTGATGATAAATCATCACTGGCACCAACTCTAGTAAAAATACGATCGACAATACCTATTTTAGCAGACTTTGCTGGAACGAATGAACCAATTTGGGCCATTAAAGTTATTAATGCCACTTGCCGCATATAGGTAGATTTACCTGCCATATTAGGCCCTGTAATGATTAGCATTCTATTTTCTCTACAATCCATTAATGTATCATTAGATATAAAATTTTCTTTTGCTATCATTTGTTCAATAACAGGATGTCTACCAGCTTTTATTATTATTTCATCAGATGTATCTACAATTGGTTTTGTGTAATTATTTTCAGAAGCGATAATTGCAAAGGTACAATAACAATCTAATTCTGCAATTATCTCACTGTTTTTCTGAATTTCATTTATTTTATCTAAAGCTGCCTGTCGAATATCACAAAATAAGTTATACTCTAGTTGGATTATTTTATCAGCAGCACCTAATATTAGTTCTTCATATTCTTTAAGTTCAGCAGTGAAATACCGTTCAGCATTGGCTAAGGTTTGTTTTCTTTGAAAAGATTCTGGAACAAGGTGGGTATTTGTCCTTGTTACTTCTATATAGTAACCAAAGACTTTATTATACCCTATTTTTAGTGTTTTTATACCTGTTTCAGACTTTAATTTATGTTCATATTCCCCTAACCATTTACGGCCATTTTCCGCTGTGTATTTTAACTTATCTAACTCTTCATTAAAACCCTTTTTAATGATACCTCCTTCTTTAACATGGGTAGGAGGATTGTCTACAATTCCTTTATCAATTATATCTACTAAATCATCTAATAAAACAATTTTATTTGCTAAATCATTTAAAGAAGGATGATCTAATTGGAGAAGGCTGTCTTTTATTAACGGTAATTTACTTAAAGATGTTTTAAGGGCTACCAAATCCTTAGGATTCACTGTATTGTATACTATTTTTGTACCTATCCGTTCTAAATCATAAATGGAGTCTATTAACTTAGATAGCTTTTCAGTAGTATACAAATTGTTATATAATTTTTCAACTATATCTAATCGGTAATTGATTTTGTCTTGCTGTAAGAGAGGATTTAATATCCACTGTTTTAGTTTACGGCCTCCCATAGGTGATTTAGTTTTATCTAATACCCATAACAGGGAGCCTTCCTTTTTATTATCTTTAATGGTTGTAGTTATTTCTAGATTTCTAATGGTACTGTAATCTAAGGCCATGTATTCTTGAGAATTGATAAAATAGATATGATTAATGTGTTTTAATTGGCTTTTTTGAGTATCCATTATATAAGATAATAAAAGTTCAACAGCCTTAAGGGCTATTGGGTAATTGTTAACATTGCTCAATAGTTGGTTAAATTGAGTTAAATTTTCCTTTTTTATCTCATAAATTGAGATATTAGCATTTAATAAGTTGAGTTTCTCTAAAAAAGGATTATCATCAAAAACTATAATTTCTGCCGGGTTGTATTTGACTAATAAAGAAAAAATTCCATTTAAGTCTATTTTTCCCTCAGTAAAAAAAAATTCTCCTGTAGAGTTGTCTAGTAGGCTTAAACCATACTTATTTGAATAAGTACTTATAGAACAAATAAAATTATTATCTTTAGATTCTAGTAAATTTTCATCAGTTACTGTACCAGGGGTAATCACCCTAACAACTTCCCGTTTTACTATCCCTTTACATTCTTTAGGATCTTCAACTTGTTCACAAATAGCCACTTTAAAGCCTTTTTTTATCAGCTTTCCAAGATATGAATCCAATGAATGATATGGTACACCTGCTAATGGAATGTTCTTATCCCCATCCCTGGCAGTTAAAGCGATTTCTAATGCTTTTGCTCCAATTACAGCATCTTCAAAAAA
Proteins encoded:
- the mutS gene encoding DNA mismatch repair protein MutS gives rise to the protein MAKLTPMIQQYIDIKEQYKDCLLLFRVGDFYEMFFEDAVIGAKALEIALTARDGDKNIPLAGVPYHSLDSYLGKLIKKGFKVAICEQVEDPKECKGIVKREVVRVITPGTVTDENLLESKDNNFICSISTYSNKYGLSLLDNSTGEFFFTEGKIDLNGIFSLLVKYNPAEIIVFDDNPFLEKLNLLNANISIYEIKKENLTQFNQLLSNVNNYPIALKAVELLLSYIMDTQKSQLKHINHIYFINSQEYMALDYSTIRNLEITTTIKDNKKEGSLLWVLDKTKSPMGGRKLKQWILNPLLQQDKINYRLDIVEKLYNNLYTTEKLSKLIDSIYDLERIGTKIVYNTVNPKDLVALKTSLSKLPLIKDSLLQLDHPSLNDLANKIVLLDDLVDIIDKGIVDNPPTHVKEGGIIKKGFNEELDKLKYTAENGRKWLGEYEHKLKSETGIKTLKIGYNKVFGYYIEVTRTNTHLVPESFQRKQTLANAERYFTAELKEYEELILGAADKIIQLEYNLFCDIRQAALDKINEIQKNSEIIAELDCYCTFAIIASENNYTKPIVDTSDEIIIKAGRHPVIEQMIAKENFISNDTLMDCRENRMLIITGPNMAGKSTYMRQVALITLMAQIGSFVPAKSAKIGIVDRIFTRVGASDDLSSGQSTFMVEMNELANILKNATKKSLIILDEVGRGTSTFDGMSIAQGAVEYILNPDILGAKTLFATHYHQLTSLEEKYSGIKNYSIAVKEENDQITFLHSIIPGGSDKSYGIQVAKLAGVPSQVIRRAKEILHQLENGYDSNNQVATTKDEDLFSHAFEDYLVIIEELKDLDLNNITPIEAMMFLSSIKKKLERR